One genomic segment of Mus pahari chromosome 4, PAHARI_EIJ_v1.1, whole genome shotgun sequence includes these proteins:
- the Mtmr11 gene encoding myotubularin-related protein 11, with the protein MWWGGRGQSFNIAPPKEEPEIGLSGQKANPGNRMPEPSSHQLGSCLASGCLPGEHILALAPGRRKGPGLDLPGTLICTNLRVTFQPCGWQRNQETPLSSEYDFALINIGRLEAVSGLSRVQLLRSGSQLKFIPEEVLIHGRDFRLLRVGFEAGGLAPQAFQVTMAIVQARAQSSQVQQYRGITLSKVGKISGSRKPPIPLLETLEDWETERKKQGARGWRVSTVNERFDVATSLSGYFWVPNGLLDSDVRRAFVHFHQGRGPRLSWHHPGGSDLLRCGGFYIASDPNKEDIRAVESLLQAGHSDVVLVETMDEMPSLADIQLAHLKLRALCLPDSSVAEDKWLSALEGTRWLDYVRSCLRKASDISVLVTSQIRSVVLQELGDRDFNGLLSSLVQLLLAPEARTLFGFQSLVQREWVAAGHPFLTRLGETGASEEAPVFPLFLDCAWQLLQQFPAEFEFSEFFLLALHDSIRVPDTLTFLRNTPWERGKKGGQFNSYTQVYTPEYSQPIAGSSANLHLSVWDWDLRYSKEQISQFLNPGYDPEHCSDSRFPRQQPSLMVPGPPSSMWLFSRGALTPLNQLCPWQDSPSLLAVSSHWLPRPARSSESLADQEWGLPSHWGACPLPPGLLLPGYLGPQIRFWKRCYLRGRPEVQMGSSALTISDLQEELSHLQELLRKWTPRISPEDHSKKRDSKSILSQIQRASSLRSAEAASILRGRAEGTGFC; encoded by the exons ATGTGGTGGGGGGGCCGGGGCCAGAGTTTCAACATTGCCCCCCCGAAGGAGGAGCCAGAGATAGGG CTCTCTGGACAGAAGGCTAACCCAGGGAACAGGATGCCGGAGCCCAGCAGTCATCAGCTTGGCAGCTGCCTGGCCTCTGGTTGTCTCCCAG GGGAGCATATCCTAGCATTGGCACCAGGACGAAGGAAAGGGCCAGGGCTAGACCTGCCGGGAACCCTGATCTGCACTAACCTTAGGGTAACCTTCCAGCCTTGTGGATGGCAGCGAAATCAG GAAACTCCTCTGAGTAGTGAATATGATTTTGCCCTGATCAACATTGGGCGATTAGAGGCTG TGAGCGGCTTGTCAAGAGTGCAGCTTCTCCGCTCTGGGTCTCAGCTTAAGTTCATTCCTGAAGAGGTTCTGATTCATGGCCGAGACTTCCGGCTGCTTAGAGTTGGTTTTGAGGCTGGAGGGCTGGCACCTCAGGCCTTCCAG GTAACCATGGCCATCGTTCAAGCCAGAGCTCAGAGCAGTCAAGTCCAGCAGTATAGAGGAATAACCCTGAGCAAAGTTG GCAAGATTTCTGGCTCTAGAAAGCCACCCATTCCTCTCTTGGAGACTTTAGAAGACTGGGAAACAGAGCGGAAGAAGCAAGGGGCCAGAGGCTGGAGGGTTAGCACGGTCAATGAGAGGTTCGATGTAGCTACCAG TCTTTCAGGTTACTTCTGGGTCCCTAATGGACTTCTGGACAGTGATGTCAGAAGAGCATTTGTACATTTCCATCAGGGGCGTGGACCG CGCCTGTCCTGGCACCACCCGGGAGGCAGTGACCTTCTTCGATGTGGAGGCTTTTATATAGCAAGTGACCCTAACAAGGAAGATATCAG aGCAGTGGAGTCGCTGCTACAGGCTGGGCACTCTGATGTTGTCTTGGTAGAGACCATGGATGAGATGCCTAGTCTTGCTGATATCCAACTTGCCCACTTGAAACTGAGGGCCCTTTGCCTGCCTG ACTCATCTGTAGCTGAAGATAAATGGCTCTCAGCCTTGGAAGGAACACGGTGGTTGGACTATGTCAG GTCTTGTCTTCGAAAGGCCAGCGACATCTCAGTATTAGTGACATCTCAGATCCGTTCTGTAGTGCTTCAAG AGCTTGGTGACCGTGATTTCAATGGCCTCCTCTCTTCACTCGTCCAGCTGCTTTTGGCTCCGGAAGCCCGGACATTGTTTGGTTTCCAGTCACTAGTGCAACGAGAGTGGGTGGCAGCTGGACACCCCTTCCTGACCAGGCTTGGGGAGACTGGGGCCAGTGAGGAG GCCCCGgtgtttcctctcttccttgaCTGTGCCTGGCAGCTCCTCCAGCAGTTTCCAGCGGAATTTGAATTCTCTGAgtttttccttcttgctcttcATGATAGCATCAGGGTTCCGGACACTCTCACCTTTCTGAGAAACACTCCCTGGGAACGCGGGAAGAAGGGTGGACAG TTCAACTCATATACACAAGTTTACACCCCCGAGTACTCCCAGCCCATAGCTGGAAGCTCTGCTAatttacatctgtctgtctgggaCTGGGATTTACGCTACAGCAAGGAACAGATATCACAGTTCCTTAATCCTGGCTACGATCCAGAGCATTGCTCAGACAGCAGGTTCCCTAGACAGCAG CCAAGCCTCATGGTTCCTGGACCCCCTAGTTCTATGTGGCTGTTCTCTAGAGGGGCCCTGACCCCCCTGAATCAGCTCTGTCCTTGGCAAGACAGCCCCTCCCTGCTGGCAGTCTCTTCTCATTGGCTCCCTCGACCTGCCAGATCCTCCGAAAGCCTAGCTGACCAGGAATGGGGTCTCCCCTCACATTGGGGAGCTTGCCCTTTACCTCCTGGGCTACTGCTGCCTGGATATCTGGGACCACAGATCAGGTTCTGGAAACGCTGTTACCTGAGGGGCAGGCCTGAGGTCCAG ATGGGCTCCTCAGCTCTTACAATCTCTGATCTTCAGGAAGAGCTGTCTCATCTTCAGGAACTATTAAGAAAATGGACACCAAGAATATCTCCTGAGGACCACAGCAAGAAAAGAGATTCAAAGAGCATCCTCTCTCAGATCCAAAGAGCATCCTCTCTCAGATCCGCTGAAGCTGCTAGCATTCtcagaggcagggcagagggCACCGGCTTCTGCTGA
- the Sv2a gene encoding synaptic vesicle glycoprotein 2A: MEEGFRDRAAFIRGAKDIAKEVKKHAAKKVVKGLDRVQDEYSRRSYSRFEEEEDDDDFPAPADGYYRGEGAQDEEEGGASSDATEGHDEDDEIYEGEYQGIPRAESGGKGERMADGAPLAGVRGGLSDGEGPPGGRGEAQRRKDREELAQQYETILRECGHGRFQWTLYFVLGLALMADGVEVFVVGFVLPSAEKDMCLSDSNKGMLGLIVYLGMMVGAFLWGGLADRLGRRQCLLISLSVNSVFAFFSSFVQGYGTFLFCRLLSGVGIGGSIPIVFSYFSEFLAQEKRGEHLSWLCMFWMIGGVYAAAMAWAIIPHYGWSFQMGSAYQFHSWRVFVLVCAFPSVFAIGALTTQPESPRFFLENGKHDEAWMVLKQVHDTNMRAKGHPERVFSVTHIKTIHQEDELIEIQSDTGTWYQRWGVRALSLGGQVWGNFLSCFSPEYRRITLMMMGVWFTMSFSYYGLTVWFPDMIRHLQAVDYAARTKVFPGERVEHVTFNFTLENQIHRGGQYFNDKFIGLRLKSVSFEDSLFEECYFEDVTSSNTFFRNCTFINTVFYNTDLFEYKFVNSRLVNSTFLHNKEGCPLDVTGTGEGAYMVYFVSFLGTLAVLPGNIVSALLMDKIGRLRMLAGSSVLSCVSCFFLSFGNSESAMIALLCLFGGVSIASWNALDVLTVELYPSDKRTTAFGFLNALCKLAAVLGISIFTSFVGITKAAPILFASAALALGSSLALKLPETRGQVLQ, from the exons ATGGAAGAAGGCTTTCGAGACCGAGCAGCGTTCATCCGTGGGGCCAAAGACATTGCCAAGGAAGTGAAGAAACACGCGGCCAAGAAGGTGGTGAAGGGCCTCGACAGAGTCCAGGACGAGTATTCCCGAAGGTCCTACTCCCgctttgaggaggaggaggatgatgaCGACTTCCCTGCCCCTGCTGATGGCTATTACCGCGGAGAAGGGGCCCAGGATGAGGAGGAAGGTGGCGCTTCTAGTGATGCCACCGAGGGCCACGATGAGGATGATGAGATCTACGAGGGAGAATATCAGGGCATCCCCCGGGCAGAGTCTGGGGGCAAAGGCGAACGCATGGCAGATGGGGCACCCCTGGCTGGAGTGAGAGGGGGCTTGAGTGATGGGGAAGGTCCTCCTGGGGGTCGGGGGGAGGCGCAGCGGCGTAAAGATCGGGAAGAATTGGCTCAGCAGTATGAAACCATCCTCCGGGAGTGTGGCCATGGCCGCTTCCAGTGGACACTCTACTTCGTGCTGGGTCTGGCACTGATGGCAGATGGTGTAGAAGTCTTTGTGGTGGGCTTTGTGCTGCCCAGTGCTGAGAAAGACATGTGCCTGTCGGACTCCAACAAAGGCATGCTAG GCCTCATTGTGTACCTGGGCATGATGGTGGGGGCCTTCCTCTGGGGAGGCCTGGCTGATCGGCTGGGTCGGAGACAGTGTCTGCTCATCTCACTCTCAGTCAACAGCGTCTTCGCCTTCTTCTCATCCTTCGTCCAGGGTTATGGCACCTTTCTTTTCTGCCGCCTCCTTTCTGGGGTTGG GATTGGCGGGTCCATCCCCATAGTCTTCTCCTACTTCTCGGAGTTTCTGGCCCAGGAGAAACGTGGGGAGCATTTGAGCTGGCTCTGTATGTTCTGGATGATTGGTGGAGTGTATGCAGCTGCAATGGCCTGGGCCATCATCCCTCACTATG GGTGGAGTTTCCAGATGGGCTCTGCTTACCAGTTCCACAGCTGGAGGGTCTTTGTCCTCGTCTGTGCCTTTCCCTCTGTGTTTGCCATCGGGGCTCTGACTACGCAGCCAGAAAGTCCCCGCTTCTTCCTAGAG AATGGGAAGCATGACGAAGCCTGGATGGTACTGAAGCAGGTTCATGACACCAACATGCGAGCCAAGGGCCACCCTGAGCGAGTCTTCTCA GTGACCCACATTAAAACGATTCATCAGGAGGATGAATTGATTGAGATCCAGTCTGACACAGGAACCTGGTACCAGCGCTGGGGAGTACGGGCTTTGAGCCTGGGGGGTCAG GTTTGGGGGAATTTCCTCTCCTGCTTCAGTCCGGAGTATCGGCGCATCACACTAATGATGATGGGTGTATGGTTCACCATGTCTTTCAG CTACTATGGTTTGACTGTCTGGTTTCCCGACATGATCCGCCATCTCCAGGCTGTGGACTATGCAGCCCGAACCAAAGTGTTCCCAGGGGAGCGCGTGGAGCATGTGACGTTTAACTTCACACTGGAGAATCAGATCCACCGAGGGGGACAGTACTTCAATGACAA GTTCATCGGGCTGCGTCTGAAGTCAGTGTCCTTTGAGGATTCCCTGTTTGAGGAGTGTTACTTTGAAGATGTTACATCCAGCAACACATTCTTCCGAAACTGCACATTCATCAATACTGTGTTCTATAACACTG ACCTGTTTGAGTACAAGTTTGTGAACAGCCGCCTTGTGAACAGCACGTTCCTGCACAATAAGGAAGGCTGCCCGCTAGACGTGACAGGGACAGGCGAAGGTGCCTACATGGTGTACTTTGTCAGCTTCTTGGGGACACTGGCTGTGCTTCCTGGAAACATTGTGTCTGCTCTGCTCATGGACAAGATTGGCAGGCTCAGGATGCTTG CTGGTTCCAGTGTGTTGTCCTGTGTGtcctgcttcttcctgtcttttgGGAACAGCGAGTCAGCCATGATCGCTCTGCTCTGCCTTTTTGGGGGAGTGAGCATCGCGTCCTGGAACGCGCTGGATGTGCTGACTGTTGAGCTCTACCCTTCCGACAAGAG GACTACCGCCTTTGGCTTCCTGAATGCCCTGTGTAAGCTGGCAGCTGTGCTGGGGATCAGCATCTTCACATCCTTTGTGGGCATCACCAAGGCCGCTCCCATTCTCTTTGCCTCGGCTGCTCTTGCCCTTGGTAGCTCTCTGGCTCTGAAGCTGCCTGAGACCCGGGGACAGGTGCTGCAGTGA
- the Sf3b4 gene encoding splicing factor 3B subunit 4 — MAAGPISERNQDATVYVGGLDEKVSEPLLWELFLQAGPVVNTHMPKDRVTGQHQGYGFVEFLSEEDADYAIKIMNMIKLYGKPIRVNKASAHNKNLDVGANIFIGNLDPEIDEKLLYDTFSAFGVILQTPKIMRDPDTGNSKGYAFINFASFDASDAAIEAMNGQYLCNRPITVSYAFKKDSKGERHGSAAERLLAAQNPLSQADRPHQLFADAPPPPSAPNPVVSSLGSGLPPPGMPPPGSFPPPVPPPGALPPGIPPAMPPPPMPPGAGGHGPPAAGTPGAGHPGHGHSHPHPFPPGGMPHPGMSQMQLAHHGPHGLGHPHAGPPGSGGQPPPRPPPGMPHPGPPPMGMPPRGPPFGSPMGHPGPMPPHGMRGPPPLMPPHGYTGPPRPPPYGYQRGPLPPPRPTPRPPVPPRGPLRGPLPQ, encoded by the exons ATGGCTGCCGGGCCGATCTCCGAACGGAATCAGG ATGCCACGGTGTACGTGGGCGGTCTGGACGAGAAAGTGAGCGAGCCGCTGCTGTGGGAGCTCTTTCTCCAGGCAGGGCCAGTGGTCAACACCCACATGCCAAAGGACAGAGTCACTGGCCAGCACCAGG GCTATGGCTTTGTTGAATTCCTAAGTGAGGAAGATGCTGACTACGCCATTAAGATTATGAACATGATCAAACTCTATGGGAAGCCAATACGGGTGAACAAGGCCTCAGCTCACAACAAAAACCTGGATGTGGGAGCCAACATTTTCATCGGAAATCTGGACCCAGAAATTGATGAAAAGCTGCTTTACGATACTTTCAGCGCCTTTGGAGTCATCCTACAGACCCCCAAGATTATGCGGGACCCCGACACAGGCAACTCCAAGGGTTACGCCTTTATTAATTTTGCTTCCTTTGATGCTTCGGATGCAGCAATCGAGGCCATGAATGGGCAGTACCTGTGTAACCGCCCTATCACTGTGTCTTATGCCTTCAAGAAGGACTCTAAGGGTGAACGCCACGGCTCAGCAGCTGAACGACTTCTGGCAGCCCAGAACCCACTGTCCCAGGCTGACCGGCCTCACCAGCTGTTTGCAGATGCACCCCCTCCACCCTCCGCCCCCAATCCCGTGGTTTCATCCCTGGGTTCTGGACTTCCTCCACCAG GCATGCCACCTCCTGGCTCGTTCCCACCTCCAGTGCCACCTCCTGGGGCCCTCCCTCCTGGGATACCCCCAGCCATGCCCCCACCACCTATGCCACCTGGGGCTGGAGGACATGGCCCCCCAGCAGCAGGAACTCCAGGGGCTGGACATCCTGGTCACGGACACTCACATCCTCACCCATTCCCCCCAGGTGGGATGCCCCATCCAG GGATGTCCCAGATGCAGCTGGCCCACCATGGCCCCCATGGCCTAGGACACCCCCATGCTGGGCCTCCAGGCTCTGGGGGGCAGCCGCCACCTCGGCCACCTCCTGGAATGCCTCATCCTGGACCACCTCCAATGGGCATGCCGCCCCGAGGGCCTCCTTTTGGATCTCCCATGG gTCACCCAGGTCCCATGCCTCCACACGGCATGCGTGGGCCTCCTCCATTGATGCCCCCTCATGGATACACTGGTCCTCCAAGACCCCCTCCCTACGGCTACCAGCGGGGACCCCTCCCACCACCCAGACCCACTCCACGGCCCCCAGTTCCACCTCGTGGTCCTCTTCGAGGCCCACTTCCTCAGTAA
- the Bola1 gene encoding bolA-like protein 1, whose product MLSARSAWCMVSMATRACVSRGSAGSAAAGPVETAIRAKLEQALSPEVLELRNESGGHAVPAGSETHFRVAVVSSRFEGMSPLQRHRLIHEALSEELAGPVHALAIQAKTPAQWRENPQLDISPPCLGGSKKTRGTS is encoded by the coding sequence ATGCTAAGTGCGCGATCGGCCTGGTGCATGGTCTCCATGGCCACGCGCGCCTGTGTATCGCGGGGCAGCGCGGGATCCGCGGCAGCAGGGCCAGTGGAAACCGCTATTCGCGCCAAATTGGAGCAAGCCCTGAGCCCCGAGGTACTGGAGCTGCGCAACGAGAGCGGCGGCCACGCAGTCCCAGCAGGCAGCGAGACTCATTTCCGCGTGGCGGTGGTGAGCTCTCGTTTCGAGGGGATGAGTCCCTTGCAACGGCACCGGTTGATCCACGAGGCACTGTCGGAGGAGCTGGCTGGGCCGGTACATGCGCTGGCCATCCAGGCGAAGACGCCGGCCCAGTGGAGAGAGAACCCACAGTTGGACATTAGTCCCCCCTGCCTAGGTGGAAGCAAGAAAACTCGAGGGACCTCTTAA